The Triplophysa dalaica isolate WHDGS20190420 chromosome 20, ASM1584641v1, whole genome shotgun sequence genome segment GTGGGTGGTTCTGGGGCGTGTGGTGCCTGAAGTTGCCAGCCTTAAAGGATCTAGCAGGTCCAGAATGGGAGCGGTGAAGCCTGCACGGAGGTCTTTCATGCGGTCCGTCTCGGTCTTCCGTTACTGTCTGCTCCACTTTCTGTTGTTCTTGTATCCCTTCGTAATAAGCAAAGTTAACCTGACCGTTTCCCCGGAAACTTCGCCTGCCCGGGAAGCCGTACTGGAAGGATGAGGTTTTAGAGTAGCGCGCGGGCACCAGACACTGGTTTTCAGAGGTGCTGGAGAAAAACTCTACCTCGCTGTCGTCTGCTTCATCAGTGGACAGGTCATCCATGTCTGGGAGGGGAGGGAGGGGTTTGGTGTTTCTCCTGAGTGAACAAGGGGGTATGTGCTCGTAAACAGAAAGTTTCTCTAATGATGGAACAACCTGGTCTCGCGCAGGTGGGTGGGAGCGGGAGGAAAACAAGAGCTGTGTAGGATTTGATGTCTTGGGAGACAAACACGGAGGAGAGCACGAGCCAGACATCCTTCCTATCAAAATACAGAGAGAGAACATAAATGAGAATTCAGGCCATTGTATATtgacgcatttggcagacacttatATTTGAAGACTACATTCATCTATGAGCTTGTGCATTCGCTGCTAGGTATCAAACCCATGACATATGGTGTCTATAGTGCCACGatctaccagttgagctacagtaACAGTATACTGTTCTGTAATGCCCACGTAAACCAACCGAGCCATAAACATCATTCCAGCTGCACCCTAATGGGAGTAATTTTGCAACGGCTTTATCTCCCAAGATAGTGTCAGCCACAACAAGGGGTTTATCAAAGGACTTGTTTATCAGCAGAGCAAATAACAATCTTACAACTTCCTATAACCTTCTCCGCTTCCTGGGATACATGCGTACACATGCTCCAAGAGCAGAGGGTAACTAGACTGTGATACGCAATATTAAGGCGCTGATAGGATTGAACATCAAGTAGCAACTTACTTTCAAAGCCCACGGCAGTAGAGCCTTGCTGATACATTCTCAAGCTGTGATCCATGGACTCAAAACACAgtctgcaaaacacaacataGGAAGGCTGTTCAAATCTTGCGGTGACTAGATAGGTTCATAGAGACTCATTGTCATAACACAAAATTCACACTTACCGGTCCATGGTGTCATGGTGTTGATCCCAGTATGTTTGGGCAGAGGCCATACCATTGAAGAGAGTGGAGGACAGTTCTCAAATCGGCAGAACTCATAATTTTCCCATCAGTAAGCAAAACAGGCCTTATATACTCTATTACAGCAGTTACAGTATCTGTAGGGAGAGAACAGAGTTACATTCAGGTAAAGGTAAAAGTTATCCTTAATTGAACTGACAAAACCTGTCCATTCAGTTCAACACTGGATCTTTCTCTACTTTAAAGAGACAAGTTACCCaaaaatagggctgtcaaacaatcacatccataataaaagtttgcatttacattatgAACACACaagtaaaatgtatatattttttaatataaatattaatatatacgtGCATGTCTTTccttttataaatacaacataaatatgcagtgcacagtacacagacatatttacATGTcggtttatttatttggcagatgcttttatccaaagcgattaacattgcattatactatacattgtttctgagtatgtgcaatcccctgggatcaaacccatgactttggcgttgctagcaccaAGCTcgaaccactgagccacaggtaAGCACATTAAggatatattatgtaaacaaaaacgtGTATTCttgatgtgattaatcgcgattaatcttaATCAGCCCTAcccaaaatcatattttttcaattattcaccctcgagccattcaaaacctgtaaataattattgcatctgtgaaacacaaaagatattatgagaaattTCTCAGTGTTTTTCTGTCCGTACAATGAAGGTTAATGGGGTTAATTGTATATCGATGCATATTTCCCCTTATAAATTATTCTAGCACTTGTCATGActagaaaaatgtatattcgTTCTAAAACATAGAAAtagtttgatttttttgtttgtaattctTGTTTTGTCTCATAAATAGCcaataaatattgaaaaccCCTTAGACGTTTAAGGCTAACTAAAAATCATGcttccaaaaatatttgtattaaaagtaACATGTGtacatctttaaataattttaaaagtaTATATGTACGGTTGTATACATTGTAAAATATGGGCAAGCTGATATAACAAACAGCTGAGCTGAGGCTTCGGTGATGCAACTTCAGTTCTATTACACCCAAACACAATAGGGCATCTGTGTTAGAAAACAAAACCATTCAGTGAGAAATGTGCTGGAATGCTGGGCACAAGTCAAAATATAATCAATGAAATACCCATGCAGCCTCCATTATGCAACACATCACATGTTGTGCCTCAGTCAGAACCGTGAAAGGCAGAAAGTAACAATCGTCAATTCTCCAAGTAAGAACCTACATGCAGATGCTGCGTTAAAGCATAAATAGTCGCTTGTGCTTTTGCTTTACAGCATCGGGAAGCTCTTATCCGTGAGGTTAAAGCCCTGCCATAAGGCATGAAAGAGGTGTAAGGTAAAACGTCATCCAGCGGCTGGGAGAAGAGCTAAAATGGACACACACCCACTGTTGAGTTGAACTGCGCCTACACTATGCCAAATGATAGGACGTTGTAGTCACGTTAATTAAATCCTTCCCTTTATTAAATACGTAATGCTATACAAATTAATCCTATAAACACGCATCCGGAGCACATGACCGTCCCAAATCCAGCAAAATTACACAAATGCAATCCCGTCTGAAAATACACACTGACGGACTATgagaattcattttaaatgtaagtcCTTTCCTTTAGCAACATTACTAATGGTTTCATTAAAGTGAAAGCGCGTACGGTACGTGACGGATCGATTAGCATTTTATTGCCGCAGTTTTGCTACAAACACATACTAAATTATCAATGTGTGATATAGTTAATAGCATCGTTGTAAATCATGGTGATTTCATAAGATctatacacaacacacatatatttatctCGGTTTATGTGTAACGCCAATTACGATATGATTTTCGTGTGTGACAATGAAgctattttctttatatttctaCGTAATCTGCTGCTGTAGGAAATAAAGATAAATCGTATAAACGTATGCAGAAAATCGGTTGTTAGCTAAATCATGTTTGACAAACTGAAGCTAATTCACTGTATAATACGTGCATGTCGTCAGACATCTGGTGGTAAATGATAAACTAGACTACTACAAAAGAACTGGTCGTACTCATTCACGCTGTCGGTGGTGTTGTAAACAGATCCCAGGAGTGACGTGGGACGTGTACGAAAAGCACAAGATCGCTCCGATATGCGGACAGGTTGTCAACATCTACTCCGACACACACCCACTGACAAACCCTTTATGCTGCGTCTGACTCGGGTGCGACTCGTCTCAACTTTATTCCAGTCCAAAGAACAAGCTCGTCTGAACAAGCTAAAATTGTTCTTCACAATATGTTGACAAACGTCTCTGAACGCGCCAAAACTCATACACAACATTGAAGTGTACTTACTAGTGAGGTAATTCTTAAGTGGTCTGTTTCTTGTGTCTTTCTTATATCCAGTGTACAAGGGGACGAGTAATCCCACCGTATCGCTcccaaaatcaaacaaaacacacgTGTGAGAGACGATTCTGCCGCGCAACTTGCCGCTTTCATCATGGAAAGCTGCGCGAGCTGGAAACTATTTATGTGAGCCTCTACGTCATCCTGCAAGCCCCGCCTACCGCCTTAAAGGTACCGTTTAGTGGGACTTTACGGCATCGTTTGTTATAGAAATAAATCGCGCTTTGCTATCGGAAGTGTGAAATTGTTCTTCAAACCAAACAACTGTGAAGACGTTTCTTTGAATAACCTATTTCAAACGTTTCAAGGGAATCGGTTAAGGTACACGCAGATCTGTCAAAGCATGTGGGCGTGGAGAGTGGGCGTGCGAGGGTGGTTCCGTGGAAGTTGCGCGTTTCCGCTGGTTGCGTCTGTCTTCCACATGAAGTGTGTGGTCTTGAATCACTGCTCTAGAACGCAGGCGAGGCTAAATTACAGTTATATTAAAACATCTCCGTGATTACTGTCATAAAAAGTCTTTACATAACCTAATGATAAGCATGAAACATTAGACATGCATTTGAATCATGAGAATCTTTAAAGGTCTACGTGCACCATGACAAATATTGCATGGAGAACATAATTACATCACATTGCTAAGAAATACTTCAATCTAACGTAGCAGAAGAATGTTTGAAGTATAAATCATGTTGGAAAACAACCCCCTTTATCATGAACTTGATGTGCTGTACTGCTTGTGTCCATAAAGCCTGTGATGATTGTTGAAAGAGGTTGAAAGCCACAGTGGGACTGAACTCCCTAAGAGAGGGTCAATTCATTTCCTGTCCCTGGTCCCACACAGCTGCTGGTACCATGCGTCCCAAGTGAACAGCCTCCACGGATATATTATATCAAAGCAGACCTATATCAGCTTCAGTCAGAGAAACAAGTGGTTACAGTTCCTTTTTCTTATGCTTGATATAACATCACTGGTTAATCTTTgccttaaaattttaaaatatatttagctacagaaataatgataaaacaataaataaaacaaatgaaaaagcatGTTTGAAATAGAAGTTTTAAAGAGCAAAggttcttttacattttcatcacTTTCATCCGCAAAGAAATGTTGCAAGTGTGAAAAATAGGCCATGATTACTTAtgctacattttttttaaccaaaaaagaataaaaaacataatagttAAAATAGTTTAGCGTATTTGTAGCCCAACACTATCACAGCCTTTAATGGGTAACAAATATGCAACAGTAAGAAAACTAACACTAAGAAACGAAAGCAATTATTTTACTGTGCATTCAATGTGGGTTTTTTTTAGGTGAATCACAAGATATGGAAATAAACTTGAATATCATTGAACTTTATCTTGAAAATGTTTGACAGGTGTGATCGTAAAATTGCTTACATTCCTAATCAggaaataaaattgttttattgatgAGGAAGGACTGAACTGTACAATCAATGATCGAAGTAAATGGGTTATGAGTCATGATCTGAACATACAGTAACTGAAAATCGACCTACAGTAACCTACAATCTTGTGGTAGTACATATAAAGACCATATAATGTAACTCCAGTCTCATATAACTCTTCTAGCAGTATCCCACGTGAACCTCTTGGTCTTTGTGACTTAACCAACTTCCTGTGAAAACCATGAACAATAGGCACCCCGTGGGCCTCATATCAACCCTAAAATCAGCCTTCAGAAACACCATATCTTGAATATCGGTCCTTTCGGAGAATCAGCTGTGGGTGTGTGGTCAAAACGAAGTGCTCCCAGGTAGGCGAGCACAGTGCATGACTTTATCTAAAAACCACTAATGATTTCTCCAggaaagaaatatttaaatattatgtcTTGATGTACAAAATTGATCCAAATTAACCTGTTATGTTGTCTGAAGCGGagcataaacatttaatcataaataaaatgtacaggTCTATCAGAGGCAATGGAGGAATTACGTGCAATAAACTTCAAGGCGAAAGTTTAACAAGGACTGCTCTCCATGCATGTTTTGTCAATTCACAGAGTGTTCCCCTCAACATACATGCTTCTTTTTAGTTTATGTTCCAGATGTTCTGGCTGAGTTCTCTGATGCATGAGTGATGGCAGCTGGAGAATATTTTGCATGGCAAAGGGGAAAAGAACATCCAGGTGACCATAAGCATTTCCTACAGCCGGATTTTGTGCTCTGGAGACATTCTTTATCTCTGGGGCAAAGCTGGATCAACAGAAAACAACTGAATGGAAATGACATTATTGAACAGTATGCATGTGTTCAAAAACGTTCACTTATGCAAcatatgtttttctaaatttcCTGTgcataaaaatcatatttaaataaacaaatgaatcggATTGAAAGTAAACATCAGGTGTTTTAATTTAACCCCTTACCTGCATATACACTTTAGTTTGATTTGCCGGGTATTAGAAATGCAacttcttttttattcattaatttataaGATTATAAATTACATTGTTTGCTTGCCAGGATGTCACCATCTATCtgtttcaaaagaaagaaagaaagaaagaaagaaagaaggtaagcatatttttcccttttttactTGATAGACCTGAGTTAGTATAGGTGGCTGAACCTGAATGGGCTGTTGAGTAGctttttgtcttgttgtttTAATAGGCCGCAGCGGCTCAGATCACCCACTGCATTTTTTCTTATGAGTAAGACTCTTTGTAACCGAGCACACCAATAAGCTTCAGGAAGGCGGAGTCATGCAAAGACACTGGATGCCCGTCACTCCATGGCACCACTGTACTACTAAATATCTGctcacgtacacacacacacgtgtaaaGAATCTATAAAAAAGACCTAAAATGGATAAGAAATTCGAGAATGCCATTTAAAGAATATGGTTATTGTAAAGACTCCTTACTCAACTCATATactaatgtatataaaaagaatagTAATATATAGGGATTTCAAAgttctttgtgttgtttttattcttacatggcaaataattaaagtattacataaaattgtatatattttaaatcgtTTTTGAAGGTTTGCTTCTGGTATCTTTAGCATAAAAGGTTCTTGGCGCACTGTCAGCACTGTAGAGGAGATCAATTCAAAGGCTCTGTTTAACTCTAAAGACAATCTGAAACTcacatgctttaaaataaaatcaggaCAGGTCAAATTAGTTTGCCCTTATGTGCTTTTAGTAAATCAAAACAGCACCACACTCAAATGTGTTGTAAGACAAACAACCCAAAAGCTCAAAGTCCTGTTTGCATTTCTGTGAAAGAAGGTTGAGATGTTCTAGAAACAAATCAATTTTTGACcagaataaaaaactaaataatatataaatctgTCCAGTCAcattaaacaaactgtttttaatGACATTGTGGGTTGCATGTAGGTTGATAATGATTTGCTTTCATGAATAAGCAGTTTTATTAGGGGAGGATTCATTTCCGACGTATCTGAGTCACTCAGATGTGACCTTGAGTAGGGAGGCAGCTGCAGTGATAGTAAATGCTACAATATCAATCATGACAAGCAGGACCAAAGAGCGAATGGAAGTatagatgtttatttttataccaaGCAGCTGTTATATAGATAACAAAAAGGCACTTATTGGTTTCCTCCgttcattcaaatattttacgCTATAAAATCACAATGGCCATGTAAAAGCAACACTCCAAAGGAGTttgggacacacacacacacacacacccacacacatacccacacacaaacactgagctCCAGTCACACAAATACAAGGCCATCCATTCTCAAGTCACGCACACTTTCCCAGGATGCTGACGGAACTGAGACAAAGAGAGTCATTTAATTGAATAAGTGTGCTAGGAAGGAGCAAATGATTTGAGGACAAAAAACTAATGATTTCATTTATAACAGAAACTATGAAAGAGCATTTAGGCTGAAACGTCGAAAAGAAAGAGGTAATTACTTTTGTTTGCCTGGGATAAGGCAGGACGGGTCACTCAATTGCCCATGGATCCAGGCAACAGAAGGGGCATGAGGTTTACTCACCCAGAGGGGTGCCTTCCGCAGTGCATTGTGAAGAAAAGGCCAGCACATTAATCTTCTCAAAAAGTGCTTTTTTCTTTaggctgagctccagagaaTCAGATCTCCAGAGAGGAATACAAAAGAGGCAGATATAGAGGAATAAGAAAGCAAAAGATAACTAGGATCATTTAAAGTAATTCATTTACttgcatgtgttgtgtttacagaaaaggacacgttttttaaacattataattaaTAAGTTTTAATTACAATAGTGTCACAGTAAGATTTTTAATCGCGAAATGTGATGATTTAGAGGGCATTAAATGACCATCCTTTATATTTGTATCCTTTATAGTTTCACAGCTTTAGCAGGTAAGCTTTAATGCTCCTGAGCATGcaaaatgagaaacaaaggaaactAAAAATCAATGTTCTGAAagaatttttaaacattttgtgaaatgaTAATAATTTTCACTGACTTtatcacaaacaaaaatcaacaaCATTGATGTCACGGAAGCACTTTTCCTCTGTATGACTTTAAGATGACAAAAATTATCGGAATaattttaatcacatttattttctaagtATGTTTATGCTTTTTAAGGCCAGAAGAGATAAGAGGTAAGGGAGTGAATACTCATGTGTGGAACTGACTGTATCCGCCTATAAATACGGAAGCAGTCTTTCTGTTTAGTCCAACTAGTTTCCTCTGAGGTCCCAGCCAGGAACTTGTTTTGGGATCCGGGGAGGCGACTGCCTCCACTCACCTCACAAGCTACATCCTGTGACTCACCAAATCAGAGTCATGTTTAACAGTAACTCGAATTCCTGGCCCTGCTTTTTGCTGATTCCATCCTCTCGACGCACATAAACAATTGAATGAACATAGTTTCACAAAccttccagattttttttaatatctgtAAAACTGCCATAATAAACGGCAAGATAATAAAACGACCTGCAACAAAACTATGCTTTGATTTTGCAATGTCACATAACTCAATACAAACGATGCATGCATGTATAACCAACTCATCAAGAATCCGAtctaaaaaaatctgcttttccAAAAATTCTTCTTTTGTATGAGTCAACAGCTGTGTTTGATGAACCACAAGGTTCTCTAGCTGAGCTCACGATGATACATCCTGATTTTGGAAACCATTTGGTCTTGGCCATTCAGATTGGTTTCTGTGGGCTCTTTGGCAATTATACAAATAATCAAATCCATCTTTATAATGCTCATGATAAAGGTGGGAGCTAAGCCGTCATCTGATTCATTACTCATTCAGTGAGTTCATGTGTGTACCCACCTTCAAAGTCATAACAAAACTATGCAAGTTGTAAAGTGGCCAGTGAACAGAGTGGCACAATGTGGCTAATCCTGTATTATAAACGTTACGTCAAGAAGACAGCGTTAATTTAACATGTGAGTCAATTAATTGATCAAAATGCTTGCAGAGGTGTCATGGCTCTCAAGAAACATAAAAGGACTGTAACAGAAGAAAAGccataaaaaaacaagtacACCAATctccaaacaaaacacatatcgtgaaactttgtttaaaaaaatctgtgtgtatagatattattttatgattctaaacaaaatatatgaaacagacagttatacaatttttttgtatagTAAGTGGAATTTCTTACCCATGGATGTCTGATGTGTGTtatgtgtaattgttttgtaATCTGTTCCACTGAGATAACCAGCCCACAGAGGCTGTAAACAGACAGTTGGGAACTGTGTGGACAGACTGCAATGTTGTGACTTCAATATGACGTCATGACTGTGACACTAAACTCACAGTCCTGTCAAAAATCCCTTTTCTGTTGACTTCTTTCATCTGTATCTTTGGGGAAATTGTTTGAAAAGCTTTCAATGATCTCTACAGCAAACAGACTTTGTTGTTTTTGGTGCTAACTCTGCCATCTACAGGACGTTAACAAAATTACAGTTACAATGGATTTCATAACCGGCAGGACAGAAGGAGTTTAATTTTCTCCCTTTAGTCCTtttatttagacatttttatttcctatgcaaatgaagagaaacatttagataattTTTGttcatcaaaatgtattttacttttcTATTATTCTGTAAAGTGCATCTTTACATCAACATTTGAACGCCAgctaaaaactattaaaatgtgaTGATAACATCTATTGTAACTATATAAGCTTCCTTCATTTTTATCAGTGCTCTCATGATTAATAGCCTTGTAACTGAAATATGAAACAGGCTTTGTTATTGCTTTTATAGGCCACATCAAGGATGTTCATGGTTCAAAACAggaaatgttattaaaaacgTATTAACTGATTTAGTTTACATTTGGTCCATTTTTCAAATCACTGAAAAACTGACAAGAGATTACAAGTCACATACAGTACgttaacaaaataatgtttgcaACAAAGTGAGTGTGATTTAGGAGTGAAGTGTAAACATCTTATCCATTCATTAGCTCTTCTGCTCATCACAGAACACAACTCTGTTCTCCAGTCGAGCACGTTCAGCCGCAAACACAAGTTTATGACTTGCTAATGTCTCCTCAGGACCGGATCGAATCAGAGCCGGGTCTTTATTCTATATTGatgaattaaacattaatatttaaacattaggagttaacaaattacaaaaattatGAAGAATAGAAAATGAAATGGCAAATGAAATGACTTTGAAATGTATGCAATAAGGTAGAAACTACATATATgtgtatttgaagagtttggttccaaattaAGACTCTGTTTTCAATTTCtttccaaaatcatgttttttttattaagttatcatgctttattgtgttttattgtgatattagctgtatttttctggttattttgacttatatcaaaacaaaccatctgcagtttgattgatattattttggaaatgcacaataaaaaacatgatt includes the following:
- the LOC130409101 gene encoding ERBB receptor feedback inhibitor 1, with protein sequence MASAQTYWDQHHDTMDRLCFESMDHSLRMYQQGSTAVGFERRMSGSCSPPCLSPKTSNPTQLLFSSRSHPPARDQVVPSLEKLSVYEHIPPCSLRRNTKPLPPLPDMDDLSTDEADDSEVEFFSSTSENQCLVPARYSKTSSFQYGFPGRRSFRGNGQVNFAYYEGIQEQQKVEQTVTEDRDGPHERPPCRLHRSHSGPARSFKAGNFRHHTPQNHPHEKPEVPPRIPIRPRPGERTGGGQPSADDDDADKPPEVPPREPIPQVIPRAISPKCLPIYVNGVMPPTQSFAPYPEYVSKAQPKPSCEGLTAPRTPCILPIIEDGKKVSNTHYFLLPHRPGYLDKLERLERSPTPLVMDISQSGTVRIEKEGYRS